In the Chroococcidiopsis sp. TS-821 genome, TAGCGATCGCAAACGAGCCGAAAAACGACAGGCGTTTCTGCTCACGCTTGCCGATCGGCTACGCCCAATCGCCGACCCCGCCAAGATTCAGATTGAAGCTATGCGCGTGCTGGGGGAACACCTCGGAGTCCTGCGGGCGCAGTATTACGAGGCTGAACCCGACGATGAACACCTCGTCTCAGCGGGTGGTTACACGAACGGCGCTCCACCTGTCGCCCATCGCGTCCGGATGGACGATTTCGGGGTCTACGTCAAAGAAGCATTCCGCGCCGGACAAACCCTCGCTGTTGCCAATGTCGCCACCGATCCCCGCGTTAGCGCAGCCGAACTTGCTGCCTACGACGCGCTCGGCTTTCGCTCCTTCGTCGGCATCCCGCTCATTAAGGACGGTCGATTCGTTGTTGGGATCGGGCTTCACCATGCCACGCCGCGCAATTGGACGGACGAGGAGCTTGCCATCGCCGAGGAAACTGCCGATCGCACCTGGGCAGCGGTTGAACGCGCCCGTGCTGAAGCAGCCTTGCGGGAATCGGAAATTCAGCGATTTCGAGAGCAATCTGCCCGCGAACAAGAACGCCAACGAGTAGAAGCACTAGCAGAACTCGATCGCGCTAAAACTCTCTTCTTCAGCAACGTTTCTCACGAATTCCGCACGCCTTTAACACTGTTGCTGGCTCCTCTACAAGATGCCTTGAGCGATCGCGCGCATCCTTTGCCACCTGCGCAACGCGAACGCTTAGAACTTGCCCAGCGCAACGCGAATAGGCTGCTAAAACTGGTTAATACCCTGCTCGACTTCTCCCGCATCGAAGCTGGACGGATTGAAGCCGTTTATGAACCGACGGATCTATCAACGTTCACCGCCGAATTAGCTTCCGTCTTTCGCTCAGCGATCGAGCAAGCAGAACTGCGGCTCATTGTCGATTGTCTACCGCTACCTGAGCCAGTGTATGTCGATCGCGAAATGTGGGAAAAAATTGTGCTGAATCTGATCTCCAATGCGTTTAAGTTTACGCAAGAGGGTGAAATTAGCGTGAGGCTGCATCCTGTCGATCGTCACGTCGTTCTGGAGATTCAAGATACTGGAATTGGAATTGCACCAGAAGAACTGCCGCATTTGTTTGAGCGATTTTATCAAGTACGATTGGACAAACCCCATGCTGCGCGATCGCATGAAGGTTCTGGTATTGGGTTAGCGCTCGTGCATGAATTGGTGCAAGTACTCGGTGGTACGATCGATGTCAGCAGCACGCCTGGACAGGGAACTTGTTTTACGATTGCGCTTCCCTTCGGAGTAGAACACTTGCCGCAGGAGCAGATCAAAGCATCCCGCACGCTAAGTTCAACCGCAGTTGGGGCAGTTCCTTACGTGCAAGAAGCCGAACTTTGGCGATCAAACGATCGATTGCGAGAAATGCTCGCTGATACGCGAGTTCTCGTTGTGGATGACAATGCGGATATGCGAGACTATCTGACACGAATTTTGAGCGCACATGTTGCGGTAGAAGCGGTTGCCGATGGAGCAGCAGCATTAGCAGCGATCGCCCAACGAGTGCCTAATCTCGTCTTGAGTGATGTGATGATGCCTGGATTAGATGGATTTGGATTGCTTCATGCCTTGCGCGCCGATCCGCGTACCAGAGAAATTCCCGTCATTTTGCTCTCGGCGCGTGCTGGAGAAGAAGCGATCGTCGAAGGACTAGACGCAGGTGCAGATGACTACTTGATCAAACCTTTTTCGGCTCAAGAACTGATATCTCGCGTCAATGCCCATCTGCAAATGGCACAACTGCGTTCTGAAGCACTGCATGAGGCAAGAAGCACAATCCGCAACAGAGATGAATTACTATCAACAGTTTCTCACGAACTGAATACTCCTTTAGTATCAATTCTCGGTTGGACGCGCTTGCTACGAGATAGTCCCCTTAGTTCGTCGATGTTGACCAAAGCCTTGGATACGATTGAGCGTAACGCCTTGCTGCAAGCCAAACTTGTGCAAGACTTGCTCGATATTTCCCGCATCAGTGCAGGTAAACTGCATTTGCATCCTCAGCCAGTTGAACTTCAATCGGTGATTGAAACGGCGATCGCGACTGTTACTCACACCGCAGCAGCGAAAGGAATCGATCTAGTTTGGCACAATGCTGAATCTTTAGTCGTGATGGGCGATCGCGATCGCCTCGTGCAAGTTATGTGTAATCTCTTGACGAATGCGATTAAATTTACTCCATCAGGCAGCGTTACAGTGGAACTGTCAAGGGTTGATACCGCTTACGCCCAAATTCAGGTTGTCGATACGGGGGTTGGGATTACCGCCGATTTTCTGCCCCACGTGTTTGAACGCTTTCGTCAAGCCGAATCAACGAGTGTGAAGGGGTTGGGATTAGGGCTTGCGATCGCCCGCCATTTAGTCGAACTTCACAAAGGTACGATTCATGCTGAAAGTGCAGGAGAAGGGCAAGGAGCCACTTTCATCGTCAAACTACCGCTTTTAGCAACCAGTCACTAATGCACACCCCAATTCCTATCCCATGAGCCTGCTTGAAGCCAATCCTGAATTTGAAGCGTTATTAGACTACCTTAAGCACAACCGAGGATGTGACTTGACGGGCTACAAACGCTCGACTTTAATGCGGCGCTTTGGGCACCGAATGCAGAACCTCAATATTGATAGCTATCAACACTACTTACAGTATTTGCACCGCCATGCGCAAGAGTACCTTGCACTCCTCGACGATGTTCTCATCAACTTCACCAGTTTCTTTCGCGATCGCGATGCTTGGGATTATTTAGCGAGCGACATTATTCCCCAAATTATTGCGAGCAAACAACCCGACGAACCAATTCGTGTTTGGAGTGCAGGTTGTGCTGCTGGACAAGAAATCTACAGCCTCCTGATCTTATTAGCCGAAACCCTCGGTATCGAATCTTGCCTGCAACGAGTCCAGTGCTACGCAACGGATGCTGACGAAGCTGCCCTAAAACAGGCACGTCAAGCTACTTATAGCGCTCTAGAAGTGAGTAGCATTCCACGCGATTGGCTCGAAAAATACTTTGAACAAACTGACCAAGATTATGTTGTTCGCCCCATGCTGCGTCAAAAAATCATCTTTGGGCTTCATGACTTGACGCAAGATGCTCCGATTTCCAAGATTGACTTACTAGTGTGCCGTAATGTACTGATTTATTTCAATCCTGAGGCGCAAGCATCAATCCTAGTTCGCTTTCATTTCGCACTCAAAAAGACTGGCTTTTTATTTCTAGGCAAGTCAGAAACGCTGGTTAATCGCAAGCAAATTTTTACACCAGTTCATATGAAGCATCAGATTTATGCCAAAGGTTTAAAGCTAGAACTAGAAGATCATTTAGCGATTAATCCGACGTCTCGTAAAGCGCCATCAGCCAAACCGCCGACAAGCCAAACTCAATTCTGGCAAACTGCATTTGAAACTAACGGCGTTGCTCAATTTGCTGTCGATCTTAGCGGTTG is a window encoding:
- a CDS encoding CheR family methyltransferase, with the translated sequence MSLLEANPEFEALLDYLKHNRGCDLTGYKRSTLMRRFGHRMQNLNIDSYQHYLQYLHRHAQEYLALLDDVLINFTSFFRDRDAWDYLASDIIPQIIASKQPDEPIRVWSAGCAAGQEIYSLLILLAETLGIESCLQRVQCYATDADEAALKQARQATYSALEVSSIPRDWLEKYFEQTDQDYVVRPMLRQKIIFGLHDLTQDAPISKIDLLVCRNVLIYFNPEAQASILVRFHFALKKTGFLFLGKSETLVNRKQIFTPVHMKHQIYAKGLKLELEDHLAINPTSRKAPSAKPPTSQTQFWQTAFETNGVAQFAVDLSGCLVGANEQANILFALTLDDWNYPFHELEPGKLIAAHTSVKTLYCHRRPVKLKDIERNTAQGTQYFEVAIAPVLNAKKQLLGSIVTFVDKTECKRLTEQLEYANAQLKRVSEALQATQTKLESAQQEIQILAEDTYRREQRSRGAEE